The genomic window CAGCCCGCTGACGCCGCAGCCGATCGCGAAGTTGCCGAAGAGCAGTGCCTTCAGGACGGGCGGCATCCTGTCCGCGTTCGATGGCGTCGTCACGGCAGCGGCAATTCCACGACCACGCGGCCCGGGCCCACGGTCACGCCGCGTTCCGTGCGTGACTGCATCGACAGTTCCACCAGTCCGGCGCCAGCCTCGATCCACTTGCGCTCCACAAGGCCTTCGACGGTGACGGTCTGCCCCGCCGTGTTGAACGCCTTCATCGCGAAGCCCGCGATGCTGCGGATGGTGCCGCCGGGGCCGATGTAGTCTCGCGCGCAGCGTTCCCACATGCCTTGCAGGAAGAAGGTGTTGGCGTACATGTCCGGCGCGCCGCTCGCGCGGGCGAACTCGGCGTTGTGGTGGATGGAATTGAAGTCGCGGTTCGCGCCGGCCGCCATCACGAGGCGCAGCACCGACAGCGGATAGTGCACCGGCGCGAGCGGTTCGCCTGCCGTCACGTCGTCGAAGCGGCGCTGGGTCATGGTGTTCCTGTCATGCCGGACTCGACCCGGCATCGTGTGCGCTCGCGGGCCCACGACCCCGGGTCGAGCCCGGGGTGACAGGCTCGGCGCGCAGCACGTTGTAGCGGAAGAACGTCGTGCGCAGCAGCGCGACCCGCTCGCGGCGCTGGTTGATCACCTCGGTTTGCCAAGAGATGAAGGCGCCCTGTCCCACCCGCGTCTCTTTCGGTTTGCACGACAGCAGCAATGCGCCGCGCCTGCACAGCCGGTCGCCGACGACCACCGGCAGCAGGTAGTCCGCTTCCGCGTCGACGCCGAAGAAATGCGTGGTGGGCGGCTCCAGGCCGAAGCGCACGCCGCCGATGTGGCTGCGCGTGGGTTGCGCGTCCCGCGCCGCGTCGTCGAAGAGCGGCGAATCGCCGGGGTTCCACAGCAGGGGCATCGCGAAGCTCGCGATGGCGGTGCTCGGCACGACGATGTCCGCGTAGCCGTGCGCGCGCGCGAAGGCCGCGTCGGAATGCAGCTTCGAGTCGAGCTCGAGCGGCTCGATGTAGCGGCGCACCATGCTCGCTTCGATCGTCTCGCCCCACACCTCGGTGCGCCCCTCGCCGAAGTCGCGGCCGACGGCATCGACCATCGGCTGCCACGCGTGCGTCCAGTCGCCTTTCACTGCAGCAGCGCCTCCAGCTCGGAGCGCACGATCTTGCCGGTGGTGCTGCGCGGCATGTCTTCGTTGCGGATGAAGCGCACCTCGCGCGGCAGCTTGTAGTTCGCGATGCGGCCGCGGCACAGCGCGACGACTTCTTCCGCCGAGAGCGTTTCGTCGCGCACGGCGACGAATGCGACGGGCACTTCGCCCCACTTCGCGTCGCGCTTGCGCACCACGGCGGCGTCGGCGATGCGCGGGGACGCGAGCAGCAGCTGTTCGATCTCGGCAGGGTAGATGTTCTCGCCGCCGGACTTGATCAGGTATTTGCGTCGGTCGACGAACTGCAGCGTGCCATCGGGCTGGCGCGTGAACACGTCGCCCGTGTGGAACCATCCCCCAGCGAAGGCTTCGGCTGTCGCCTCAGGCATGCCCCAGTAGCCGGAAAAGAGCGTGGGGCTGCGCAGCAGCAGCTCGCCGGGCTCGCCCGGTGCGACATCCTGGCCCGCCTCGTCCACCAGTCGCACGCGGCACAGCGAACTCTGGTTCTTGGCGAGGTTCTCCGGGGCGACACCCACGGGAACACGCCCGCCGCTGCCCGGCGCGGGGCCGGCTTCGGTCGATCCGAAGGTGTTGCGAAACGGTGCGTTGAACAGCCGCGTGACGTCGACGATCTGCTGGCGCGGCACGAGGTCCGCCATGCAGCCCACCGAATCCGCCGGGTGCGGACGCGTGCCTCGGCGCGCGTATTCGTCCAGCACCTTGTCGATCATGCCGGGCATCAGCACGAACCAGCCGACGTTGTCCTCGCGCTCGCCAAGGTCGCAAAGCACGCCCACGTCGAGGCCGTCCATCACGATCACCTTGCCGCCGCCGATGAGGGTGACGAGCATGCTGTCGGCGGAGGCCATGTGGAACATCGGCGGCCAGGCGATGAAGGTCGCGCCCCGCCGCACGCCACGGTCCATGGTGTTGACCGCGCCGCGTGCAACGAGCGCGCGGTGGCTCACGAGCGCAGCCTTGGGTTTGCCGGTCGTGCCGCTGGTGTACAGGATGTAGAGGCCGTCCTCCGGCTCCACGACGTCGCCGTTCCCGCAGGGTGGGGTCGAAGCGAAGCGCACCCCACCGATGTCGCTTTCGAGCTCCTCGCCGATCATCGTGACCGCAACTTCGCCGAACAGCTTCACATGCTGCTCGTACCGTGGCGACACCAGCGCGATCCTCGGCGTGACGAGCGTGATGCAATGCGCGAGCTCCTCCGCCGTCTGCCGCCAGTTCATGCACGCGACGATCGCGCCGACCTTCGCGGCCGCCAGCAGGGTCAGCACGAACTCGCGCCGGTTCTCCGAGAGGATCGCCACGCGGTCGCCTCGCGCAACGCCTTGTACGCGCAGCCACGCGGACATGCGCGCGACCTGCTCGCCGAGCTGCGCATACGTCCAGTCCCCCTGTGGCGACTGGACCGCCACGGCCTGCGGCTTGAGCGCGACCTGGTCTTCGAACACATGCCGTTGGCGGCCGGCATCGGCTCGACCGCGACGGGCTGCCCCAGTGCAGCGGTCAGGCCCGTGCCGATCATGCGCGCGATCATGTCCGATGCGCCGCCGGCGGCGTTCGTCACGATGATGCGGATGGGGCGGCTCGGATAGCGGTCCTGCGCCCATGCGCCAGGAACGGCAGCCGCCGCGAAGGCGGCCAGGGCGTTGCGTCGATTCATCTGCATCGTCATTCCCCGAACTTGACGGTTGTCGTTTCCATGATGGTCTTGAGAAAGGTACGCACGTTCATAGGAGGCTTTCGTTACGTGTTTCCAGTGCCGCCGCGGATCCGGCTTTGCCGGTCCGCTGGGGGCGACCCCTTGAGGGGGTAGCGCCGCAGGCGCTTCGGGGGTGGGTCGACCTCACTCGAACTTGATCGGCACGGTTTCCATGATCTTCTTGATGTCGTTCGACTCGCGCGTGGTGATGCGGGTCACTTCATCGGGCCCGGCCACTGCAAGCGGCACGGAGAACGCGACGAACTTCTCGGCCATGCCCGGTGCCGACAGGCCCTTGCGCACGGTCTCGGTCAGCTTGGCGGCCACGTCGGCCGGCGTGCCGGGCGGCGCCCACAGCGCGAAGTTGATGTCCTGCACATAGCCCGGCACGAATTTGTTGAGCGGCACCGCGCCAGGCACCGCGGGGCTGGGCTGCGCGCTCGTCACGCCGATCACCTTGAGCTTGCCCTGCTTGATGAACTCCATCATCTGCACCGACGGCACCATGTAGATGACCTTGGTGTCGCCGGCCAGCACCGACTGCAGCGCGGGGCCGTAGCCGCGGAAAGGCACGGTCACGAGATTGAGCTTGGCCTGCTGCGCGAGCAGCGCCATCGCCACCTCCGGCGTAGGGCCGGCGACGGCGATGTCCACGCCCTTGGCCTGCTGCTTCGCCCACGTGACGAAGCCCGGGAAGTCGTTGGCGGGAACGCTCTGGTGCACGACCAGAACACCTGGCGTCATTGCGAGGTTGGCGATCGGCGTGAGGCCCTTGACCGGGTCGAAGCTCGCGTCCTTGGTCACCATCGGCGCCAGCACGACGGTGCCGATGGTCGTCACCAGCAGCGTATGGCCGTCAGGGGGTGCCTGCTTCACGGCCATGGTGCCGATGGAGCCGAAAGCGCCGGTCTTGTTTTCCACCACCACCGGCTGGCCGAGCAGCTCGCTCATCGACGTGGCAAGCGTGCGCGCGATCACGTCACCCGTGCCGCCGGGCGCGTACGTGATGACGATCTTGATCGGCTTCGTGGGGAAGCCTTGCGCGTGGGCGAGAGGCGCGAGGGGCGCGAGCGCCAGCAGCGATGCCGCCAGCAAGAGGGAACGTCGGAAGCCTTGCATGAGAGAGTCTCCAGGATGAGGATCTAGTTGGAATGAAACAGCCGGATCAACGAGGCAGGTCCAGCCCTCGCAGCGCGATCAGGGTGCGCTGGATCTCGTTGGTGCCGCCACCGATCGTGTAAAGCAGCGCATCGCGCACGCCGTACTCGAACACGCTGTCGCACAGCGCGCCTTGCGCGCCCTCGGCGAGCGTGGCGCCGGGGCCGAGCAGGTCGAACGCCGTCTCGGACAGGCGCTCCATCAGCTCGCTCGCGTACACCTTCAGCATGGCGGCCTGCCACAGCGGCACCTCGCCCTGCTCCACCACCTGCGCGGTGCGCACGGCGAGCAGGCGCGACGCCTCGATCTCCGCGCCCAGCCCGCCGATGCGGTCGAGCACCAGCGGGTCGCTGCGCAGCGAAGCGTCGGCCTTCACGTGCGCGAGCAGCTTGTCGAAGTAACCCCGCGCACGTGCGCCGATCGCGCCCACCGTCTCGCGCTCGAAGGCGAGTGCATCGGTGATGAGCTTCCAGCCGCCGTTCTCCGGCCCGACGAGCGCGTCGGCGGGCAGCTTCACGTCATCGAAGAACACCACGTTCGCGCGGTGGCCGTTGAGGCCGCTCATGGGCTGGATCGTGATGCCGGGCGTGTCCAGCGGCACAAGGAAGACGCTGATGCCGCCGTGCCGCTGGTTGGCCGGGTCGGTGCGCGCGGCCAGCCACACGTATTGCGAGAACCCGGCGGTCGACGTGAATATCTTCTGACCGTTCACCACCCAGCCGCCGTCCTCGGTGCGCTTCGCGGATGTTCTGATGCCCGCGAGGTCGGAGCCGTGGTCCGGCTCGCTGTAGCCGAGGGCGATCGAGATGTCGCCGCGCGCGATGCCGGGCAGGAAGAACGCCTTCTGCGCGTCGCTGCCGTGGATGACGAGCGTCGGGCCGATCATGTTGGCCGAGGTGTTGTGGAAGGTGACGGGCGCCTCCGCGTAGGCCATCTCCTCCTCGAAGGCGAGATGTTCGAAGGCCGTGCGTCCCTGTCCGCCGTAGGCCTTGGGCCAGTTGACGCCGAGCCAGCCCTTGGCGCCCACCTTGCGGCTGAAGTCCTGACGCGCCTTGCGGTGATTCACCGGGAGCGCATACGTTTCGGGCGGATAGGCATGGTCCCAGTTGTGCGCCAGCCACTCGCGCACCTCGGCGCGGAAGGCATCGGCCGCCGGCGTGAGCGCCATGTCGGGGACGGCGCCGCGTTCGAGCAGCAGGGCCGCGACGTCGCGCCGGGCCTGCTGCACGCCACCGAGCCGCGTGAGGTCGCCGTGGATGCGGCGGAAGTGGCGCGGCAGCTCGTGCTCGTCCCAGAACGAAATGCCGCCGAAGCCGTGATGCAGTTCGCGCACCACGTCGCGCAGCAGCTGGCCCGCATTCGCGGCCGCGACGGCGGCGCTGTAGGCGCGCTCGTGCTGCGATGCACGGCCCGCCGCGACGAGCGCGAGCCGGCAGATCTCCACGCTGGTGAAGCAGTTCGCGAGCTTGTGCTGGATGGCCTGGTAGCTGCCGATCTTGTGGCCGAACTGCGAGCGCACCTTGGCGTAGTCGGTCAGCAGCTCCAGGCCATAGCCCGCCGAACCCGTGGCGCGTGCTGCAAGCAGCAGGCGCATCAGGGGCGTGAGCGTGCCGACGTCGAACGACGTGGTGACGCGCTGGAACGTGTCCACCCGCGTGAAGCGCAGCTGCGACAGGGGCGGCACGTTCAGGCCGGGCGTGGCATCGATCGCGAGCCCCGCGGCCTCGCGCGGCACGATCGCGATTTCGCCTTTGCCGGTCGCGACGAGAAAGTGCGTGGCGATGGCGCCGTGCTCGACGAAGGAGACGGTGCCATCGAGTGTGGCCCCATCCGTCACCCTGCCGCCGTGCGGATCGGCCGCCCACGCGACGATGGCCTCGCCCGACTGCACGCTTGCCAGCAGTTGCGCGGCCGCCTCGCCCTGCGCCTGGGCGAGCACCGCGTTCGCGAGCACCGCATCCGCCAGCGGCAGCGGGCAGGCCGCACGGCCGAGTTCCTGCATCAGCACGATGGACGCGGCAAGTCCCATCTCGTCCTGCGACGGCGCGAGCGCAGTCCAGCCCTGCAGCGCGGCCTTGCGCCACATGTCCTTCAGCGCGGCCGCGTCCTTCGCAGCGGCGACGGCGCGCGATGCGGGCCAGGCGTCCTGCAGCAGGCCGCGCGCCGAATCGCGCACGAGGACGAGGTCCTCGCTCTCCACCAGGGGAAGGGCCTCGCTCATGTGTTGGTCCAGTTCGGCTTGCGCTTCTCGGCGAAGGCGCGCGGGCCTTCGACGTAGTCGTTGCTGGTGCGCAGGCGCTTGGCCGCCGGGAACTCGCGCGCGTCCACCAGCTTGCGCTCGAAGTCCTCACCCAGCATGGTCTTGCGCGCGACTTCCTTGGTGGCGCGCAGCGCGAGCGGCGAGCACTCCAGCATCTGCGCGGCCCACTTGCGCGCCTCTTCCATCGCGCCGCCTGCCGGCGCCACCGCGGTGACGAAGCCGAGTTCGTAGCCCTCTTTCGCCGGCACGCGGCGCCCCGTGAGCAGGATGCCCATGGCGCGCGGCAGGCCGATGGCGCGCGGCAGGTACTGCACGCCCCCCGCGAGTGCCGACAGGCCCACGCGCGGCTCGGACAAGGCGAAGAACGCGTTCTCCGCCGCGATGACGAGGTCGCACGCCAGCGCGAGCTCGAAGCCACCGCCCATGGCGATGCCGTTCACCGCGGCGATGACGGGCTTGTCCAGGTCGAATCGCGTGGTCAGGCCGGCGAAGCCGCCCTTGGAAATCTGCCGCACGCCGCGCTTGGCGTGCATCTTCAGGTCGTTGCCGGTGCTGAACGCGCGGTCGCCCGCGCCGGTGATGATGCCGACCCACTGCTCGGGGTCCTCTGCGAACTCGTCCCACACCTGGTCGAGTTCGAGGTCCGCCTCGTAGTGCGTGGAGTTCATCACGTCGGGACGGTTGATCGTGACGATGGTGAGGTGTCCGTCTTTCTCGACGGTGCAGAACTCGCGTTGCGTGATGGCCATGGTGTGTCTCTTTCAGTGGTTGTAGGTGGCGAGGGCATCGAGTGCCTCGATGCGCGCGCCGTCGGCGAGCAGCGGGTTGACTTCCAGCGTGTCCAGCGTGGCGCCGAGCGCGAGCGCGGCGTCGCCGATGCGCGCCACGGCGTCGGCGAGCTTCGCGACATCGACCGGCGGCGCGCCGCGAAAGCCTTGCAGCAGCTTCGCGCCGCGCAGCTCGGACACCATCTGTTCCACGTCGGCTGGCGTCACGGGCAGGAGGCGCAGGCTCACGTCCTGCAGCGCCTCGATCCACACGCCGCCCAGTCCGAGCGCGATGACGGGGCCCCACTGGGCGTCGACGCGCACGCCCGTGAAGAGCTCGATGCCGCCCTTGCGCATGGGCGAAACGATCACGCCGTCGAGCCGTGCCTTCGGCATCGCGGAGGCGGCCGCGTCCATGATCCTGCGGAACGCCGCTTCGACCGCGTCGTCGCCCTGCAGGTTGAGCACGACGCCGCCGACCTCGGTCTTGTGCGCGATGTCCGGCGAGGCGATCTTGAGGACGACCGGGCCGTTCATGTCGCGCGCCGCGGCGACGGCCTGCTTCGCGTCGGTGGCGAGCACCTGGGGAACCACGGGGACGCCGAAGCGCTTGAGGTAGTCCACCGTTTCGCGCTCGGATTGCGGCA from Burkholderiaceae bacterium includes these protein-coding regions:
- a CDS encoding enoyl-CoA hydratase/isomerase family protein, with amino-acid sequence MAITQREFCTVEKDGHLTIVTINRPDVMNSTHYEADLELDQVWDEFAEDPEQWVGIITGAGDRAFSTGNDLKMHAKRGVRQISKGGFAGLTTRFDLDKPVIAAVNGIAMGGGFELALACDLVIAAENAFFALSEPRVGLSALAGGVQYLPRAIGLPRAMGILLTGRRVPAKEGYELGFVTAVAPAGGAMEEARKWAAQMLECSPLALRATKEVARKTMLGEDFERKLVDAREFPAAKRLRTSNDYVEGPRAFAEKRKPNWTNT
- a CDS encoding MaoC family dehydratase N-terminal domain-containing protein, producing MKGDWTHAWQPMVDAVGRDFGEGRTEVWGETIEASMVRRYIEPLELDSKLHSDAAFARAHGYADIVVPSTAIASFAMPLLWNPGDSPLFDDAARDAQPTRSHIGGVRFGLEPPTTHFFGVDAEADYLLPVVVGDRLCRRGALLLSCKPKETRVGQGAFISWQTEVINQRRERVALLRTTFFRYNVLRAEPVTPGSTRGRGPASAHDAGSSPA
- a CDS encoding acyl dehydratase encodes the protein MTQRRFDDVTAGEPLAPVHYPLSVLRLVMAAGANRDFNSIHHNAEFARASGAPDMYANTFFLQGMWERCARDYIGPGGTIRSIAGFAMKAFNTAGQTVTVEGLVERKWIEAGAGLVELSMQSRTERGVTVGPGRVVVELPLP
- a CDS encoding acyl-CoA dehydrogenase family protein produces the protein MSEALPLVESEDLVLVRDSARGLLQDAWPASRAVAAAKDAAALKDMWRKAALQGWTALAPSQDEMGLAASIVLMQELGRAACPLPLADAVLANAVLAQAQGEAAAQLLASVQSGEAIVAWAADPHGGRVTDGATLDGTVSFVEHGAIATHFLVATGKGEIAIVPREAAGLAIDATPGLNVPPLSQLRFTRVDTFQRVTTSFDVGTLTPLMRLLLAARATGSAGYGLELLTDYAKVRSQFGHKIGSYQAIQHKLANCFTSVEICRLALVAAGRASQHERAYSAAVAAANAGQLLRDVVRELHHGFGGISFWDEHELPRHFRRIHGDLTRLGGVQQARRDVAALLLERGAVPDMALTPAADAFRAEVREWLAHNWDHAYPPETYALPVNHRKARQDFSRKVGAKGWLGVNWPKAYGGQGRTAFEHLAFEEEMAYAEAPVTFHNTSANMIGPTLVIHGSDAQKAFFLPGIARGDISIALGYSEPDHGSDLAGIRTSAKRTEDGGWVVNGQKIFTSTAGFSQYVWLAARTDPANQRHGGISVFLVPLDTPGITIQPMSGLNGHRANVVFFDDVKLPADALVGPENGGWKLITDALAFERETVGAIGARARGYFDKLLAHVKADASLRSDPLVLDRIGGLGAEIEASRLLAVRTAQVVEQGEVPLWQAAMLKVYASELMERLSETAFDLLGPGATLAEGAQGALCDSVFEYGVRDALLYTIGGGTNEIQRTLIALRGLDLPR
- a CDS encoding acyl--CoA ligase, whose protein sequence is MGAGPLSEPPHPHHRDERRRRRIGHDRAHDRHGPDRCTGAARRGRADAGRQRHVFEDQVALKPQAVAVQSPQGDWTYAQLGEQVARMSAWLRVQGVARGDRVAILSENRREFVLTLLAAAKVGAIVACMNWRQTAEELAHCITLVTPRIALVSPRYEQHVKLFGEVAVTMIGEELESDIGGVRFASTPPCGNGDVVEPEDGLYILYTSGTTGKPKAALVSHRALVARGAVNTMDRGVRRGATFIAWPPMFHMASADSMLVTLIGGGKVIVMDGLDVGVLCDLGEREDNVGWFVLMPGMIDKVLDEYARRGTRPHPADSVGCMADLVPRQQIVDVTRLFNAPFRNTFGSTEAGPAPGSGGRVPVGVAPENLAKNQSSLCRVRLVDEAGQDVAPGEPGELLLRSPTLFSGYWGMPEATAEAFAGGWFHTGDVFTRQPDGTLQFVDRRKYLIKSGGENIYPAEIEQLLLASPRIADAAVVRKRDAKWGEVPVAFVAVRDETLSAEEVVALCRGRIANYKLPREVRFIRNEDMPRSTTGKIVRSELEALLQ
- a CDS encoding tripartite tricarboxylate transporter substrate binding protein, coding for MQGFRRSLLLAASLLALAPLAPLAHAQGFPTKPIKIVITYAPGGTGDVIARTLATSMSELLGQPVVVENKTGAFGSIGTMAVKQAPPDGHTLLVTTIGTVVLAPMVTKDASFDPVKGLTPIANLAMTPGVLVVHQSVPANDFPGFVTWAKQQAKGVDIAVAGPTPEVAMALLAQQAKLNLVTVPFRGYGPALQSVLAGDTKVIYMVPSVQMMEFIKQGKLKVIGVTSAQPSPAVPGAVPLNKFVPGYVQDINFALWAPPGTPADVAAKLTETVRKGLSAPGMAEKFVAFSVPLAVAGPDEVTRITTRESNDIKKIMETVPIKFE